In Pseudomonas sp. Leaf58, one DNA window encodes the following:
- a CDS encoding OprD family porin, translating to MFHKNWLASGVAAGLMGMFVPISAQADFVKDRQISLGLRNFYLDRDFKQTGAPQSRIGSWTQGFDFRAISGYTEGPVQFGLDVSGQYAYRLDGGGGRGPDSVIPYDDSKGQPVHDYGRAALTGKLRYSKTELKVGEHRPLLPVAFIDDTRQLITTYHGLLLESREVDGLVLTGGRFTEISSRESSNREKMYLFTGPNGPRRTSDGLNFAGASYAFTPRLSATYFYGQLEDIYQQQYLGLTQSNDLGNGFALKTDLRYFDNKEDGQALYGNIDNHSYGLLSSLRKNSHTVSVGYQRMLGESTFPTLNGYAPQPYLVNWSAVGFVKPNESSWQLRYDLDFAGYGVPGLKLMTRYLRGTGIDRGNNALDQNVESERNLFISYVVQSGPLQGVAFEWRNIDVKTRYGNAAAAGMDYQENRLITSYTFKF from the coding sequence ATGTTCCATAAAAATTGGCTGGCCAGCGGCGTTGCCGCGGGCTTGATGGGGATGTTCGTGCCGATTTCTGCCCAGGCAGACTTCGTGAAAGACCGCCAGATCAGTCTGGGGCTGCGCAACTTCTACCTGGATCGCGACTTCAAACAAACCGGGGCGCCACAGTCACGGATCGGGAGTTGGACCCAGGGCTTCGATTTTCGGGCGATCTCTGGTTACACCGAAGGCCCCGTGCAGTTCGGGCTCGATGTGTCGGGGCAGTATGCCTATCGCCTTGATGGCGGCGGCGGTCGCGGGCCGGATAGCGTCATTCCCTACGATGACAGCAAAGGCCAACCGGTACACGACTACGGCCGCGCGGCCTTGACCGGCAAACTGCGCTATTCCAAGACCGAGCTGAAAGTGGGCGAGCACCGGCCATTGCTGCCGGTTGCCTTCATCGACGATACGCGGCAACTGATTACCACTTACCACGGTCTGTTGCTGGAGTCGCGGGAAGTGGACGGCTTGGTCCTGACGGGCGGGCGCTTTACCGAAATCAGCAGCCGCGAGTCTTCCAATCGCGAAAAGATGTACCTGTTCACCGGGCCCAATGGCCCGCGCCGCACCAGCGATGGGCTGAACTTCGCCGGCGCCAGCTACGCATTCACCCCGCGCCTTTCGGCTACCTACTTCTATGGGCAACTGGAAGATATCTATCAGCAGCAATACCTAGGCCTCACCCAGAGCAACGACCTGGGTAATGGTTTCGCGTTGAAGACCGATTTACGCTATTTCGACAACAAGGAGGATGGGCAGGCCCTGTATGGCAACATCGACAACCATTCCTACGGTTTGCTCAGCAGCCTGAGGAAAAACTCGCACACCGTCTCGGTCGGTTATCAGCGCATGCTTGGCGAAAGCACATTCCCCACCCTCAATGGCTATGCGCCGCAACCCTACCTGGTGAACTGGTCTGCCGTCGGCTTCGTCAAACCCAACGAAAGCTCATGGCAGTTGCGTTACGACCTGGACTTTGCCGGCTACGGTGTGCCGGGCCTGAAGCTGATGACCCGCTACCTGCGCGGCACCGGTATCGATCGTGGCAACAATGCCCTGGACCAGAACGTCGAGAGCGAGCGCAATCTCTTCATCAGCTACGTGGTGCAGAGTGGCCCGCTGCAGGGCGTTGCGTTCGAGTGGCGCAACATCGACGTCAAGACCCGCTATGGCAACGCTGCGGCCGCAGGGATGGATTACCAGGAGAACCGCTTGATTACCAGTTACACCTTCAAGTTCTAG
- a CDS encoding MFS transporter, protein MTELTQTAYPPHTLRAAVATGQMNRRAWLITGMLVIFQMINFADKAVLGLVAEPAMRELGLSASEFGFIGSAFFFLFAISAVCVGFLAARVPTRWILLTMGVLWSVLQFPILFGGGAAVLLVTRIVLGAAEGPATPTTLHHVHGWFPARERGLPSTLVAIGSTLGPIVAAPILAYIIAHPQWGWRWAFGFLGLVGFIWSVLWLLVAKEGPYSHLKGKHQEGAQGAEPAQDQAPGKERASIAENADTLKQVPIFRVFCSRMFIIATLAGAGCFWAQGFLTTWSPRYLGAVVSLSPEMVGLVSTFPWLFGALTLGVLGYASRVMMRRGVSVYLSLGASFGLVLLLSGVCFLILPHLQGYAAVTVLVVAAGLAMTFPLAPTAVAFCVASKQRGAVMATLTAVASLGGIVAPVMVGFLMERAGYLQAGKGAPQSMEMTARLAEGMNASFAYIGCYLVVVGFVSIFCLNPDRTAKKLQKRFA, encoded by the coding sequence ATGACAGAGCTGACTCAAACCGCATATCCGCCTCATACACTGCGTGCTGCGGTCGCCACGGGGCAGATGAACCGCCGCGCCTGGTTGATCACCGGCATGCTGGTGATCTTTCAAATGATCAACTTTGCCGATAAGGCTGTTCTGGGATTGGTTGCCGAGCCTGCGATGCGTGAGCTCGGTTTGTCGGCGAGTGAGTTCGGTTTTATCGGCAGTGCTTTTTTCTTTCTGTTTGCAATCAGTGCAGTGTGTGTAGGTTTTCTCGCGGCGAGGGTGCCTACCCGCTGGATCTTGTTGACCATGGGCGTGCTGTGGTCGGTGTTGCAGTTTCCGATACTGTTTGGCGGCGGCGCTGCAGTACTGCTGGTGACCCGCATCGTGCTTGGTGCCGCCGAAGGGCCCGCTACGCCGACGACCTTGCACCATGTGCACGGTTGGTTCCCCGCGCGGGAGCGCGGTTTGCCTAGCACGCTGGTGGCCATTGGCTCTACCTTGGGGCCGATCGTTGCAGCGCCAATCCTGGCCTATATCATCGCCCACCCGCAGTGGGGCTGGCGCTGGGCATTCGGTTTTCTCGGGTTGGTCGGTTTCATTTGGTCGGTACTCTGGCTGCTGGTCGCCAAGGAGGGCCCTTACAGCCATCTGAAGGGCAAGCATCAGGAGGGCGCTCAAGGCGCGGAACCCGCGCAAGACCAAGCCCCTGGCAAGGAGCGAGCAAGCATTGCAGAAAACGCCGACACGCTTAAACAGGTGCCTATTTTCCGAGTGTTCTGCTCGCGGATGTTCATCATTGCCACGCTGGCCGGTGCCGGTTGCTTCTGGGCGCAGGGCTTCCTGACCACTTGGTCGCCCCGTTACCTGGGGGCGGTGGTGTCGCTATCACCCGAGATGGTCGGGCTGGTATCGACCTTTCCGTGGTTGTTCGGCGCGCTGACCTTGGGTGTGCTGGGTTATGCGTCACGGGTAATGATGCGCCGCGGGGTTTCGGTTTACCTGTCTTTGGGGGCCTCGTTCGGCCTGGTCCTGCTGCTGTCCGGGGTGTGCTTTTTGATTCTTCCGCACCTGCAAGGGTACGCCGCAGTCACCGTGCTGGTTGTTGCCGCAGGGTTGGCGATGACCTTTCCGCTCGCGCCAACGGCAGTGGCCTTTTGCGTGGCTTCCAAGCAACGTGGGGCGGTGATGGCGACGCTGACGGCCGTAGCGTCGCTAGGCGGCATCGTAGCGCCGGTCATGGTCGGCTTTTTGATGGAGCGGGCAGGTTACCTGCAAGCGGGCAAGGGCGCGCCACAGAGCATGGAAATGACTGCACGGCTGGCCGAAGGGATGAATGCTTCGTTCGCCTACATTGGTTGTTATCTGGTGGTCGTGGGCTTTGTCAGCATCTTTTGCCTTAACCCTGACCGTACAGCGAAGAAACTCCAGAAGCGTTTTGCCTGA
- a CDS encoding MBL fold metallo-hydrolase, producing the protein MSQANHSGMTVHTLGTGGGPVVSASRAGISTAVVVDGCSYVFDCGMGSIRNYRSHCTWDQLRAIFITHHHSDHIYDLGSYLLTGWQVPGESFSQPIHVYGPAKPPRVPALHSHSDHPVVPGCCGGDHPMVGTADVVDALINRVFASDVAIRMADEGRSSPSQWVYGHDIEVPAEAKADPVLARHPAMDPFEVYRDEKVVVSAILVDHRLCYPAFGFRIDSQYGSVVISGDTTYSQNCIRLAQGADVLLHEVIDLDAILATFPEGPTRQGIAVHLEESHTSYEQVGKVAQAAGVSQLILHHIVPNVPGAADIEKMLRAARRDFNGMVCAAEDNDSFRVGGTATVASPNTVLHASEAAEV; encoded by the coding sequence ATGAGCCAGGCAAATCATTCCGGAATGACTGTTCACACGCTCGGCACGGGTGGTGGTCCAGTCGTATCTGCCAGCCGCGCCGGTATCTCGACAGCGGTTGTAGTTGATGGCTGTTCCTACGTGTTTGACTGTGGCATGGGCAGTATTCGTAACTACCGCTCGCATTGCACGTGGGATCAATTACGCGCGATCTTCATCACCCATCACCATTCTGATCATATTTACGACCTGGGCTCTTATTTGCTGACCGGCTGGCAGGTACCGGGCGAGTCTTTCAGCCAGCCGATTCACGTTTATGGCCCGGCCAAACCACCGCGCGTACCGGCCCTGCATAGTCACAGTGATCACCCGGTGGTGCCCGGTTGCTGCGGCGGCGACCACCCGATGGTCGGCACGGCGGATGTGGTGGATGCGTTGATCAACCGGGTATTCGCCTCTGACGTCGCCATTCGCATGGCCGACGAAGGGCGCTCCAGCCCCAGCCAGTGGGTGTATGGCCACGACATCGAAGTACCGGCCGAAGCCAAGGCGGACCCCGTGCTGGCCCGTCACCCGGCCATGGACCCCTTCGAAGTTTACCGAGACGAAAAAGTCGTGGTATCGGCCATTCTGGTCGATCACCGCCTCTGCTACCCCGCCTTCGGTTTCCGTATCGATAGCCAATACGGCTCGGTGGTGATTTCCGGTGACACCACCTATTCGCAAAACTGCATCCGCCTGGCCCAGGGAGCCGACGTGCTGCTGCATGAAGTCATCGACCTGGATGCTATTCTCGCGACCTTCCCCGAAGGGCCGACTCGCCAAGGTATTGCCGTGCACCTTGAGGAGTCGCACACCTCGTACGAGCAGGTCGGCAAGGTGGCGCAGGCAGCCGGTGTCAGCCAATTGATCCTGCACCATATCGTGCCGAATGTGCCGGGCGCGGCAGACATCGAAAAAATGCTCCGGGCCGCCCGCCGTGACTTCAATGGCATGGTTTGCGCAGCAGAGGATAACGACAGCTTCCGCGTTGGCGGCACTGCCACTGTAGCCTCCCCAAACACTGTGTTGCATGCGTCTGAAGCCGCCGAGGTGTGA
- a CDS encoding cupin domain-containing protein — protein MTSDNLHSAQNVPLPFGVDDIKSMIGRKVWNVLGTSYWPILGGDDQSSFAWLTYDPPGSFIPPHTHPIQDEHVFVLEGEYSLYKDGEWTTAKPGDYVCWPRGSSHGYRIDADKPARGLFWVSPGNDLSSLFDELHNQASPEEVVRLSGLRNILFAKPGTSPNFE, from the coding sequence ATGACGTCAGATAACTTGCACTCAGCGCAAAACGTGCCACTGCCTTTTGGTGTTGACGACATAAAATCCATGATCGGCCGTAAAGTCTGGAACGTCTTGGGTACTTCGTATTGGCCGATTCTGGGCGGGGATGACCAAAGCAGTTTTGCCTGGTTGACCTATGACCCGCCCGGCAGTTTCATCCCGCCGCATACGCACCCGATCCAGGATGAGCATGTGTTCGTTCTGGAAGGCGAGTATTCGCTGTACAAAGATGGCGAGTGGACTACCGCCAAGCCGGGCGATTATGTCTGCTGGCCGCGCGGTTCGAGCCACGGGTACCGCATCGATGCCGACAAACCCGCCCGCGGGTTGTTCTGGGTAAGCCCGGGTAACGACCTGTCCAGCCTGTTCGATGAGCTGCACAACCAGGCCAGCCCCGAAGAGGTGGTCCGGCTGTCTGGGCTGCGCAACATCCTGTTTGCCAAGCCCGGTACGTCGCCCAATTTCGAATGA
- a CDS encoding YidH family protein: MLHPPTEKTLKARFRQVLALADGCEPDPRFTLANERTFLAWIRTALALLASGIALDALPLGLLAGRPQMLLSYALTGMALLLSVSATLRWLNVERALRHRQALPYPILAPLLGVFGLIVSTLLLLP; the protein is encoded by the coding sequence ATGCTGCATCCACCCACTGAAAAAACGCTTAAAGCCAGATTCCGTCAGGTCTTAGCACTGGCCGATGGCTGCGAGCCCGACCCGCGCTTCACGCTCGCCAATGAACGCACCTTTCTGGCCTGGATTCGCACAGCCCTTGCCCTGCTGGCCAGCGGCATCGCACTGGATGCACTGCCGCTGGGGCTGTTGGCCGGGCGCCCACAAATGCTGCTGTCCTATGCCCTGACTGGCATGGCGCTGCTGCTCAGCGTCAGTGCAACCCTACGCTGGCTCAATGTCGAGCGCGCCCTGCGCCATCGGCAAGCGCTTCCGTACCCAATCCTGGCACCGCTGTTGGGCGTGTTCGGGCTGATCGTTTCCACCTTGCTGTTACTGCCTTGA
- a CDS encoding DUF202 domain-containing protein — MALHDDHGLQPERTALTWERTVLSTLVLGCIVFRHDLAHNLAMTTLLLMALAIGLGYSLLISGGYRRSARHIREERSAPRLGTVLALGLGVTVLSIAALYGA; from the coding sequence ATGGCCCTGCATGACGACCACGGCCTGCAGCCCGAGCGCACGGCGCTGACCTGGGAGCGCACGGTACTGTCCACCCTGGTATTGGGATGCATCGTTTTTCGTCATGACTTGGCACATAACCTTGCCATGACCACGCTCTTGCTCATGGCATTGGCTATCGGCTTGGGCTACTCGCTGTTGATCAGCGGCGGCTATCGCAGGTCGGCGCGGCATATCCGCGAAGAACGCTCGGCACCCCGGCTGGGCACTGTGCTGGCATTGGGGTTGGGCGTTACGGTGCTGAGTATTGCAGCATTGTACGGCGCTTGA
- a CDS encoding RHS repeat-associated core domain-containing protein translates to MKPDGTSLYHARNDDGSLSWYAQTGNSTASKTAKTALVTFKLNSVTQAIQAERPVQGDHQSLVTSETLQPLLLGTWRFNRTVHGQQLRNEGLASLRGAVTGTWHSNGLPLQAWENAQGYRSRLRRGSLEYHYTYTALGQLACLTVQDMRSGQHLQVLHDYDAFGRETTRRYALNGQEKVRYEQTWSPTSQLLSKTLYRDGTRARTETFVYYTSVTGTSDELQKWTVNAVDGEEVKDDEGHAIKEETYKYDELGSMTQCSTTLNAQSVGVGYNRQRVDRVTGGFHLGDGYRYYDAQHKVFCQPDDWSPLGAAGPNDRAYCPKADPVNFEDPSGHIMVSHQAQTASLARLDTIIAALTPSTAPPQAASMGEWLLFAGLAFFGAVMIIASAGTLSTPVIAGLMIGYTMGAAVAATGMALRQSDPELSRMLEPVGQVMMALASAPAFGSQMVGVAKAVMYGSTMAYTGLTIAQLAVQQSNPELAEKLGWAAMAAGLVDLAHAGVKKLSSVLREGFQELRVLRASLRQKPFKYAVRSPHAPRPTSYPGNPMGGKTPGLKVFGNKSQQVISHTAPGRVPVWYQDPLPGPLQRTLWTADMSVTQSDVKDALIKISRRNSNSDIHAYTGAHGDKVGDNFTSYRSPTGKVTVRRDPYLNDAEFLFEDKAAFSHSKPSDRLRRLVTKGDVNSYNILNGTNYDYRDVRKNLRNRKIYIHDLRGSDLKGVTRAQLDQWESLAGHHVHAYCFSRNDERLLHTYNLAPVISYLG, encoded by the coding sequence GTGAAACCAGACGGCACCAGCCTTTACCATGCACGCAACGACGATGGCAGCCTGTCCTGGTATGCACAAACAGGCAACAGCACCGCTAGCAAGACAGCCAAGACAGCGTTGGTCACCTTCAAGTTGAACTCCGTCACGCAGGCCATCCAGGCCGAACGCCCGGTGCAGGGTGATCATCAAAGCCTGGTCACCAGCGAAACCTTGCAGCCGCTGCTGCTGGGCACCTGGCGCTTCAACCGGACGGTGCACGGCCAACAGCTGCGCAATGAGGGTTTGGCCTCCCTGCGCGGCGCCGTGACCGGCACATGGCACAGCAACGGCCTGCCCCTGCAGGCCTGGGAGAATGCCCAAGGCTACCGCAGCCGGTTGCGCCGCGGGTCACTCGAATACCATTACACCTACACCGCACTGGGCCAATTGGCCTGCCTGACGGTGCAGGACATGCGCAGCGGCCAGCACTTGCAGGTGCTGCACGACTACGATGCCTTCGGCCGCGAGACCACGCGCCGTTATGCGCTGAACGGCCAGGAAAAGGTGCGCTACGAGCAAACCTGGTCACCGACCAGCCAGCTGCTAAGCAAGACGCTGTACCGTGACGGCACGCGGGCAAGAACCGAGACATTCGTCTATTACACCAGCGTGACCGGCACCAGCGATGAATTGCAGAAATGGACGGTGAACGCAGTGGATGGCGAGGAGGTCAAGGATGACGAAGGGCATGCCATCAAGGAAGAGACGTACAAATACGACGAACTGGGCAGCATGACTCAATGCTCGACCACCCTCAACGCTCAATCGGTGGGCGTCGGTTACAACCGCCAGCGGGTGGATCGGGTGACGGGCGGTTTCCATCTGGGCGACGGCTACCGCTACTACGACGCCCAGCACAAAGTGTTCTGCCAGCCCGACGACTGGAGCCCCTTGGGTGCAGCCGGCCCGAATGACCGTGCCTACTGCCCGAAGGCCGATCCGGTCAACTTCGAGGACCCCAGTGGCCATATCATGGTCAGCCACCAGGCCCAGACAGCCAGCCTGGCAAGGCTCGATACCATTATTGCCGCGCTGACGCCCAGCACGGCGCCGCCCCAGGCTGCCAGCATGGGGGAATGGCTGTTGTTCGCTGGCCTGGCGTTTTTTGGCGCAGTGATGATCATAGCTTCGGCGGGCACCCTCAGTACGCCGGTGATCGCAGGCCTGATGATCGGCTACACAATGGGTGCCGCAGTCGCGGCGACGGGGATGGCACTGAGGCAGTCGGACCCGGAGCTGTCGCGGATGTTGGAGCCCGTGGGGCAAGTGATGATGGCACTGGCCAGTGCGCCGGCATTCGGTTCGCAGATGGTCGGGGTGGCGAAGGCGGTAATGTACGGATCGACGATGGCGTATACAGGTTTGACCATCGCTCAGCTAGCGGTGCAACAGAGCAACCCTGAACTGGCAGAGAAACTGGGATGGGCGGCGATGGCTGCTGGCTTGGTTGACCTCGCCCATGCTGGAGTGAAGAAGCTGAGTTCGGTGCTTCGCGAAGGGTTTCAAGAGCTGCGTGTTTTGCGCGCATCGCTGCGGCAAAAACCGTTCAAATATGCCGTTAGATCACCCCATGCTCCGCGACCAACCTCATATCCAGGCAATCCTATGGGAGGTAAAACTCCAGGGCTCAAGGTATTCGGAAACAAGTCCCAACAAGTGATTTCTCACACAGCCCCCGGTAGGGTTCCCGTATGGTATCAGGACCCACTGCCCGGCCCCCTGCAAAGAACACTATGGACCGCTGACATGTCTGTAACCCAAAGCGACGTAAAAGATGCACTCATTAAAATATCGAGGCGCAACTCAAATAGTGACATCCATGCTTATACAGGTGCTCACGGCGATAAGGTTGGAGATAACTTCACTAGCTACCGAAGCCCCACAGGTAAAGTTACAGTCAGACGCGATCCTTATCTCAACGACGCAGAATTCCTTTTTGAAGACAAAGCGGCCTTTTCCCATTCCAAACCCAGCGACCGCTTGCGTAGATTAGTCACAAAAGGTGATGTTAATAGCTACAATATTCTGAATGGGACCAACTATGACTATCGAGATGTGCGCAAAAACTTACGCAACCGTAAGATCTACATTCATGATCTGAGAGGTAGCGATCTCAAAGGGGTCACCCGTGCCCAGCTCGATCAATGGGAGTCTCTTGCAGGCCATCATGTTCATGCATACTGCTTCTCAAGGAATGACGAGCGCTTGCTTCACACTTATAATCTAGCCCCTGTCATTAGTTACCTGGGCTAA
- a CDS encoding transposase, giving the protein MMRPDAKVEKVYLYPKPVNFRKSIDGLAALVEFDIKVAVFDPVLLRPP; this is encoded by the coding sequence ATGATGCGACCCGACGCCAAAGTCGAAAAGGTTTACCTCTATCCCAAGCCCGTCAACTTCCGAAAATCCATTGATGGGCTGGCCGCTCTGGTGGAGTTTGATATCAAGGTGGCCGTGTTCGACCCGGTACTTTTAAGACCTCCCTGA
- the pgsA gene encoding CDP-diacylglycerol--glycerol-3-phosphate 3-phosphatidyltransferase, with product MNIPNLLTVLRVLLIPIFILLFYMPYHWSYTAASSVFAVAAATDWLDGYLARRLQQSTPFGAFLDPVADKLMVAVALVLLVQTHANFWLTLPAAVIIGREIVVSALREWMAELGARAHVAVSNLGKWKTAAQMLALVILLANAPAVTFWVILGYALLLVAAGLTLWSMVHYLLAAWPHLREGSEQK from the coding sequence ATGAATATTCCAAACCTGCTCACCGTTCTACGCGTCCTGCTCATCCCCATCTTCATCCTGCTGTTCTACATGCCGTACCACTGGAGCTACACCGCGGCCAGTAGCGTGTTCGCCGTTGCCGCCGCCACCGACTGGCTGGACGGCTACCTGGCGCGTCGCCTGCAGCAGAGCACGCCGTTCGGGGCGTTCCTCGACCCGGTGGCCGACAAGCTGATGGTGGCGGTGGCCTTGGTGCTGCTGGTGCAAACCCACGCCAACTTCTGGCTGACCCTGCCGGCGGCGGTGATCATCGGTCGCGAAATCGTGGTATCGGCCCTGCGCGAGTGGATGGCCGAGTTGGGCGCGCGGGCGCATGTGGCGGTGTCCAACCTTGGCAAGTGGAAGACAGCAGCACAGATGCTGGCGCTGGTGATCCTGCTGGCCAACGCGCCGGCGGTGACGTTCTGGGTGATCCTGGGCTATGCGCTGCTGCTGGTGGCGGCGGGGCTGACGCTGTGGTCGATGGTGCACTACCTGCTGGCTGCCTGGCCGCACCTGCGCGAAGGCTCCGAACAGAAATAA
- the uvrC gene encoding excinuclease ABC subunit UvrC — protein sequence MSQVFDASAFLATCSGRPGVYRMFDAEARLLYVGKAKNLKKRLASYFRKTGLAPKTAALVGRIAQVETTITANETEALLLEQNLIKEWRPPYNILLRDDKSYPYVFLSDGEFPRLGIHRGAKKAKGRYFGPYPSAGAIRESLSLLQKAFSVRQCEDSYYANRTRPCLQYQIKRCKGPCTGLVSAEEYAEDVRHSVMFLEGRSQQLGNELNAEMEKAAMALNFEKAAELRDQIALLRRVQDQQYIEGGSGDVDVIAAFVNPGGACVHLISVRGGRVLGSKNFFPQVGIEEEVAEVMAAFLSQYYLGNAERELPGELIVNVVHEDFEAIIEALHTLRGRELSISHRVRGTRARWQQLAVTNAEQALNARLANRQHMAARFEALAEVLGLDEVPQRLECYDISHSSGEATVASCVVFGPEGPLKSDYRRFNIEGVTGGDDYAAMHQALNRRYGRIRDGEGKLPDVLLVDGGKGQLNMARDVMQELGFTDLTLLGVAKGVTRKAGFETLYLNDVHHEFTLKGDSPALHLIQQIRDEAHRFAITGHRARRGKARRVSSLEDVAGVGPKRRRDLLKHFGGLQELNRASIDEIAKAPGISKKLAESIYASLHSE from the coding sequence ATGTCCCAAGTTTTCGATGCCAGCGCATTCCTCGCGACCTGCAGTGGTCGCCCGGGCGTCTACCGGATGTTCGACGCCGAAGCCCGGCTGCTTTACGTGGGCAAGGCGAAGAACCTCAAGAAGCGCCTGGCCAGCTATTTTCGCAAGACCGGCTTGGCGCCCAAGACCGCCGCGCTGGTAGGCCGTATCGCCCAGGTCGAAACCACCATCACCGCCAATGAAACCGAGGCGCTGCTGCTGGAGCAGAACCTGATCAAGGAATGGCGGCCGCCGTACAACATCCTGCTGCGCGATGACAAATCCTACCCCTACGTGTTCCTGTCCGACGGCGAATTCCCGCGGCTGGGCATTCACCGTGGGGCGAAAAAGGCTAAGGGCCGCTACTTTGGCCCGTACCCCAGCGCCGGGGCCATTCGCGAAAGCCTCAGCCTGCTGCAAAAGGCCTTTTCGGTGCGGCAGTGCGAAGACAGCTACTACGCCAACCGCACCCGCCCGTGCCTGCAGTACCAGATCAAGCGCTGCAAAGGGCCCTGCACGGGCCTGGTGAGCGCCGAGGAATATGCTGAGGACGTGCGCCACTCGGTGATGTTTCTCGAAGGGCGTAGCCAACAATTGGGCAACGAGCTGAATGCCGAGATGGAAAAGGCCGCCATGGCCCTCAATTTCGAGAAGGCCGCCGAGCTGCGCGACCAGATCGCCCTGTTACGCCGCGTGCAGGACCAGCAGTACATCGAAGGCGGCAGTGGCGACGTCGATGTCATTGCCGCCTTCGTCAACCCCGGTGGCGCCTGTGTGCACTTGATCAGCGTGCGCGGCGGGCGGGTACTAGGCAGCAAGAACTTCTTCCCCCAGGTGGGCATCGAGGAGGAGGTGGCCGAAGTGATGGCGGCCTTCCTTTCTCAGTACTACCTGGGCAATGCCGAGCGCGAGTTGCCAGGCGAACTGATTGTCAACGTGGTGCATGAAGACTTCGAAGCCATCATCGAAGCTCTGCACACGCTGCGCGGCCGCGAGCTGAGCATCAGCCACCGGGTACGCGGCACCCGCGCGCGCTGGCAGCAGCTGGCGGTGACCAACGCCGAGCAGGCGCTCAACGCCCGCCTGGCCAACCGCCAGCACATGGCCGCACGTTTCGAGGCCCTGGCCGAGGTATTGGGCCTGGACGAAGTACCGCAGCGCCTGGAGTGCTACGACATCAGCCATTCCAGCGGGGAAGCCACGGTGGCCAGCTGCGTGGTGTTCGGCCCCGAAGGCCCGCTCAAGTCCGACTACCGGCGTTTCAACATCGAAGGCGTTACTGGCGGCGACGACTATGCCGCCATGCACCAGGCATTGAACCGCCGCTATGGGCGCATCCGCGACGGCGAGGGCAAGCTGCCCGATGTGCTGCTGGTAGACGGTGGCAAGGGCCAGCTGAACATGGCCCGCGACGTCATGCAGGAACTGGGCTTCACCGACCTGACCCTGCTCGGCGTCGCCAAGGGCGTCACCCGCAAGGCAGGTTTCGAAACCTTATACTTGAACGATGTGCACCACGAGTTCACCCTCAAGGGCGATTCACCGGCCCTGCACCTGATCCAGCAGATTCGCGACGAAGCTCACCGTTTCGCCATCACCGGCCACCGCGCCCGTCGTGGCAAGGCCCGGCGGGTGTCCAGCCTGGAGGACGTGGCCGGGGTAGGGCCCAAACGCCGGCGCGACCTGCTGAAACATTTCGGCGGCCTGCAGGAGCTCAACCGTGCCAGTATCGATGAAATCGCCAAAGCCCCCGGCATCAGTAAAAAGCTTGCCGAGTCGATTTATGCCAGCCTGCATAGCGAGTAG
- the uvrY gene encoding UvrY/SirA/GacA family response regulator transcription factor encodes MIRVLVVDDHDLVRTGITRMLADIDGLQVVGEGDSGESALKLARELKPDVVLMDVKMPGIGGLEATRKLLRSHPDIKVVAVTVCEEDPFPTRLLQAGAAGYLTKGAGLDEMVQAIRLAFAGQRYISPQIAQQLALKPFQPQGSPFDALSEREIQIALMIVGCQKVQIISDKLCLSPKTVNTYRYRIFEKLSVTSDVELTLLAVRHGMVDASL; translated from the coding sequence TTGATTAGGGTCTTAGTGGTCGACGATCACGATCTGGTACGAACCGGTATTACCCGCATGTTGGCCGACATCGATGGCCTGCAGGTGGTGGGTGAGGGTGATTCGGGCGAGTCGGCCCTCAAGCTGGCCCGTGAGCTGAAGCCGGACGTGGTCCTGATGGACGTGAAAATGCCCGGTATCGGCGGCCTGGAAGCCACCCGCAAGCTACTGCGTAGCCACCCGGACATCAAGGTGGTTGCCGTGACCGTGTGCGAGGAAGACCCGTTCCCCACCCGCCTGCTGCAGGCCGGCGCCGCCGGCTACCTGACCAAGGGGGCCGGCCTTGACGAAATGGTCCAGGCCATCCGCCTGGCCTTTGCCGGCCAGCGCTACATTAGCCCGCAGATCGCCCAGCAGCTGGCGCTGAAACCCTTCCAGCCACAGGGCTCGCCGTTCGATGCCTTGTCTGAGCGGGAAATCCAGATCGCCCTGATGATCGTCGGTTGCCAGAAAGTGCAGATTATCTCCGACAAGTTGTGCCTCTCGCCCAAGACCGTCAATACTTACCGTTATCGGATCTTTGAAAAACTCTCGGTCACCAGCGACGTCGAACTGACCTTGCTGGCCGTTCGCCACGGTATGGTCGACGCAAGCCTGTAA